The Thermoproteales archaeon DNA window GATTGTTCAAGCGAGAGAAAAAGATAGTTGAGGCTTTAAAGGGGATATCCTTCGAAGTTTATAGGGGGGAAGTTTTCGGCTTACTAGGTCCTAACGGCGCTGGTAAAACTACCACCGTGAAAATATTAAGCACTTTACTGCTACCTGATAGCGGCGAAGCGAAAATACTAGGTTTCGACGTTGTAAAGGAAGCTGCCAAGGTTAGAAAGGTTATAGGAGTATCTTTGACCGTCGAAAAGGGTTTCTTCTGGAAGTTAACCGGGAGGGAAAACCTGACCTATTTCGGCATGCTCTACGGAATTGACGGCGAGCCTCTCAAGAGGAGAGTTGAAGAAGTATTGGATATGGTAGGGTTGAAAAGTCTTGGAGTAGCCGATAAGCTATACGAGGAGTATTCGCTCGGCATGAAAGCTAGATTGAGCATAGCCAGAGCGTTGATTACTAATCCAGAAGTGTTGATCCTGGACGAGCCCACGCTCGGCCTCGATCCTCCATCGGCTAGAACGCTCAGAGAACTATTGGTTAGGATAGCTCACGAGGAAAGGAAGACAGTGCTCGTAACTACTCATAACATGTTTGAAGCCGAGATAGTCTGCGATAGAATAGCTATAATAAACGAGGGAAGGATAATAGCATTGGATATTGTCGAAAAATTGAAGGAAAGCGTAGCCGATAATATTTCGCTCGAAATATTTGCCCTGTTACCGGCTAATATATCCGTTAAAACAGTAATCTCAGCTATCCAAAATAAAACAGGCTTGTTATCAGACGCTTTTGCCGAAAATGGAGGCTTTAGGATAAAAGTTGTTATACCTCCCAAGGAAAGCGACGAGGCAACTTCAAAAATCCTTAGATTGTTACACGAGTACAAGTGTAGCGTGAGAAGGGTAGAAGTTAAAGAGCCAACTCTGGAAGACGTTTTCATACAGCTAACTGGAAGGAAGGGATTCTAGGGGTGATGGAATGGGACTAAAAACCCTCCTTAAATCTGGAGTAATACTGGACTTATACCTTTACAAAAACAATAGAGGAGCTTTCATTTCAATGCTTTTATGGCCTTACTTAATGCTATCTCTCATACTTGGCATGGGGATGCTATTCGGTAGTCCTGAAGCATTTAGAGAAAACATAGGCTTGCAAATCGACCCAATCATCTACTTCGTCGCTTCAACGCTAATTACCATGGCTTCTCTAGACGTTATGTGGGGCGTGGGAGGAAACGTGCTTTTCCATAGGTGGATTGGAACGCTACCCTACATATTGCTATCTCCTAACAAAACATCGCTAACTCTCGTTTTCACCTATATCCCGAGATACTTGCTTACAGCTTTCATACAGATAGCCGAGTTCGCGCCTCTTATCTTGATAATAGAAGGGCCAATCCAAGGGCTTTACAAAATAGGAATTTTGATTATCGCCGTAACTGTGGGAATGCTCCCGCTACTTGGCTTCTCAGCACTTTTCGCCTCCCTATTGCTGACAATAAAAGAGGAAACAAACGTTTTAAGCTGGCTAAACCCGATTATACTCCTGTTTTCAGGCGCTTTCTATCCAGCCTACCTGCTACCTCACTGGGCCAGGCTAATATCTCAGCTGCTTCCTTCAACTTATACTATTGAACTCGCGAGAACTGCCGCGCTGATAGGAGCGCCCAAACTAGCTAACATAACTTTTTTGATAGGAATTTTGATGGGCATCGCTCTGGTATATAACATGCTCGCATACCTAGTCGTAGACATAAGCGAGAAAAAAGCTATGAAGGCGGGGGCGATATAAATGTTCCTAACTAGGCTAAAAGCAATATTATGGTTGCATACTTTAAGGCTATGGCGCTACAAGTGGTCTTTCCTAAACATGGTGCTATCACACGTCGCTTGGATTTTCTTGTTTATCCTCGGCGCATTACTTTTCGTTCCAGGCGAATACTTGGGCGTTGCTGTAAAAGCAGCCTTCTGGACTATAGTCGCATGGAATATCATCTCTATGTTTTCATCTCTCATAGGAGGCTGGATGCATTTCTTCATATCATTAGGCATGGTTGAAGAGCATATACTTAGGGGGATTTCGCCTTTTAAAACAGTGCTTGGCAGAGTTATACCAAGCTTTTCCGTCGTAACCGCCTCGCTGCTATTTATAGCAGCCATACTCAACGGAGTTTTCAAAACAAACGTTCTACAAGTAGGGGATCCGCTGCTTCTCATTTTCGCATTCCTACTATTAGTTGTGGAGGGGCTAGCGTACGGGCTAACCATCGCAGCTATATCGATGAAGACGAGCATACCGCATAACATGCTTGAAATATTAAATTTCGTAGTCATAGGCTTGCTTATGGTGCCAGCTCATAGCCTGCCAGAAGTTATTAGAGTAGCCTACCTGTGCATACCATACGTAGCGCCTGCACACCTAGCAAAAATCGCAACTTCGTTAGATATGCCGATACTTTTCGGTGAGGCGCTGACAATCTCGATCATAGAAGCTTTAACAATGTCGATTATAGCCTTATACACTATAAAAAGCTCGGAAAAATGGATTAAAAAGAATGGAGTAAGAGCTATAGGCTTCTGGTAGCTCAAATTTAACTAACATCTTCTTTAATCGAGAACCAGCCAGTGTAGCATTTGACAGCTGGACATCCAATGCACTCTTTAGACTTGTATCTTTTACAATCGTAGCAGTCAATGCCGCAGGGAGCTATATCCGATTTTTTAACTGGGATTTTAACCTTATAATACTCGCCCAGCAAGATATCGGAAATTGGCATTACAAGGCTTCTTCTTATACCTTTCATAATTCTCAACATGCACGTTCCAAGAATAGAATCTAGAACCTTTTCGTTTTCAGCATATATTAAGGCTATCATATTATACTCCCCAAAAGTCTTAAACATCGATATGATTCTCGGGCATTCGCTGAATTTTTCTAGTAACTCGTTAAGTTGCTCATCAGTACTTACCTCGAGAAACAATAATGCTAGAATAAAACCTAGCTTTTTAAGATTTAAAGCTGTAATAATTGACACGCAATTTTTCGAAAGCAGCTTGTCAACTCTTTTCTTTACCGCAGTATGCGATATACCAAGCCTTTCGGCAACACGCTTATAATTAGCTCGACAATTGCCTTCAAGACTCTTAATGAGAATTAAATCTTTACCAGATAACGCATGCTTCTTCATTCAACCACCAAAGGTTTCTTTTTGAAACCAAAATTATTTATTTTCATATAAAATTTAAACTTACTGGTGGATTGTATGGATTTAATATCGGCAGCCATAATGTTTGCATTCGGAA harbors:
- a CDS encoding ABC transporter permease, with translation MGLKTLLKSGVILDLYLYKNNRGAFISMLLWPYLMLSLILGMGMLFGSPEAFRENIGLQIDPIIYFVASTLITMASLDVMWGVGGNVLFHRWIGTLPYILLSPNKTSLTLVFTYIPRYLLTAFIQIAEFAPLILIIEGPIQGLYKIGILIIAVTVGMLPLLGFSALFASLLLTIKEETNVLSWLNPIILLFSGAFYPAYLLPHWARLISQLLPSTYTIELARTAALIGAPKLANITFLIGILMGIALVYNMLAYLVVDISEKKAMKAGAI
- a CDS encoding ABC transporter ATP-binding protein, giving the protein MSHEAAITVRNLKKNYTTYLRKGLFKREKKIVEALKGISFEVYRGEVFGLLGPNGAGKTTTVKILSTLLLPDSGEAKILGFDVVKEAAKVRKVIGVSLTVEKGFFWKLTGRENLTYFGMLYGIDGEPLKRRVEEVLDMVGLKSLGVADKLYEEYSLGMKARLSIARALITNPEVLILDEPTLGLDPPSARTLRELLVRIAHEERKTVLVTTHNMFEAEIVCDRIAIINEGRIIALDIVEKLKESVADNISLEIFALLPANISVKTVISAIQNKTGLLSDAFAENGGFRIKVVIPPKESDEATSKILRLLHEYKCSVRRVEVKEPTLEDVFIQLTGRKGF
- a CDS encoding AsnC family transcriptional regulator, with product MKKHALSGKDLILIKSLEGNCRANYKRVAERLGISHTAVKKRVDKLLSKNCVSIITALNLKKLGFILALLFLEVSTDEQLNELLEKFSECPRIISMFKTFGEYNMIALIYAENEKVLDSILGTCMLRIMKGIRRSLVMPISDILLGEYYKVKIPVKKSDIAPCGIDCYDCKRYKSKECIGCPAVKCYTGWFSIKEDVS